In the Rhea pennata isolate bPtePen1 chromosome 4, bPtePen1.pri, whole genome shotgun sequence genome, CTTCAGGCTGCAGACACACATAGGATGGAGTTAATAACCTAGTGTTAAATCCTCAGAGTGTCTTAGTAGATGGACTCCAAAAGTCctgtaaaatcaaaatgttcTCAATTTTACCAATATGTTTTCCTATGTCTCCTAAAGATCTCCTTCGGTGTGCGCTCAGAGCTGGCCTGAGCAGCTCAGGTGCCCTACAGCTGAGTGGTCTGGTCCTGAGCACGAGCAGTTCCTTTGCTGTGTGCTCTGATCCCCAGTGCGTGCTCCAGCGAAGTCTCCCCCAGCAGGATCAAGCTCCACATGGTCTGAAGTGGTAAGACCACCTCATTCATTAACGCTTGACTAACGAAAGCAGGAACcacttctgaaaagaagagCTCAACGGCTGGAGCACATACCAGTGCAAGATCCGatttcatcttctttcctcGCTGCGAAAGAGAGGGGAGAGGGCTCAGGCCCCTCTTGGCCTCGTGCCTGGAAACCACCTCGCTGCTGCGAGGAGGCGGCTGGCAGGGGCACTCCTCACCTCTTTTGCAGCAAATCACAATTTACAAGAATTTGGGGGatgggggaaagggaaaggaaggaaagacagagCAAGCGAGTGCACAAGGACATAACCTAGTCGTCAGAGCACCGATGTTGGAGGTGAGTGGAAAAGCAGTCGAGGAACCCCAGATATTAAAGAAATtccatgtattttatttagcGAGTGTGTAACGCCAGTGTAATTCCCTTGCAGACTCCGGCTGGATGTTAACTAGAGGCAGCTGTGTTTTTCCAACCACTTTGTGACACTGACATCTGACACGGATTCAACAAACACCAGTCATTGCCCATCGACCCCTCTTTTAATGTTTAACCCAGTGCAACCACGAGGCAACGCCATTCGTAACAGGGAAGCCTGAGCCGCTTGGCCGCAGTCCCGGAGCAAGGCACGCGAAGGCCCGGGAGACGTGCCCAGCTGGACCCGCAGCTGCAACCACCCTTTGCGTTTTGCTGCGTGCCAAAGGAAGGAGGTGCCGCGGGGGGACGTGGGACAGGGCCCGCGGGTTCCTCCCCCAGGCACGGACAGCTGCTGGTGGTTGTAACCCGTATGCCGGGTTAGGACGCCGGCGAGGACGTCGCCCGGCTGAGCGCCGATGCGCCTCGAGAGCCAACCGCAGCAGCCGCTGCTTCGAGCCGTGGTTACGAGCTGTCGTGACAGACGGGCTGTGCCTTCTGCCTGGCACTCGCGCAcgctcctctcctcccagcgCGCCGGAGCTTCAACTTGGCTCTGCAGTCCGTCTCTTTCAGAGCCTAAATAGTTTGTGATTAATCcaatatagtatttttattagTGACAGCCAGCACCCCAAACTGCAATTATCAGTAAAAAATTGTCCCAGGATGGAGTGATCTTTTTGGCCAGGGGCACTGCGTCTTTTTGTATAGGGCCCACAGCATCTGGACGATAACTTGGACCTGTGGGCACCGCCACGAAGGATTAAAAGCCTCCCAAAACCAAAGGAAGAGCAGCCTGAAACTTCCGTTGAGAAAGTCCTTATAAATCCTATTCTTTAGTTCTTGCATGACACAGTTTTGTCTTCCAGTATATGACCTTCTTTTAATTAGATTATTTAAATCTGTCTCTCAGTACACACAGAAATTATTCACACTTCCTCCTAGGCACGATTACATTTGAAGGCCTTATCTATTGTTTAATAAATacctctctttttcccttccaatATTCTTTTGAAAACCACCATACATTATACCAGACATCAAAGCTGTGCCTTCAGAAGCAGTGCTGTGGGCAGCAGAATTGCTTTTACAAATATGGAGCACACTAAATCTCCCAACAGGAGAGACACTTCAGGCATAACAgccatttccaaaaaaaaaaaaaaggaaagaaaaggaagtctTAAATGCTAAGAAATAATGCGGTAGAAGAATGGAAGTACGAACAGTTAGATAAGGAACTGTTTTTCATCACAGCCCTATTGGAGAGAAATCATTTTGTTGCAATACTTCTTTCAAGGGTTTTAATCAGCTGAGTTGTCCTATTGCCTTAACAGTTATTCACATAAGGCGAGGATTTGATTCACTCTTACAAAATAGCTAAAAGAAAACTTGGCTtaatctcttcctcctccacagTGAAGCCCAAAAGAAGTATACAACCAGGGGAGGTCAGAGGCAAGATGCACTTGTGATTCAAGTCGCAAGCTATGAAGTTTGATGAAATGGGAAAAATGCGTATTTGGATTTTCTATTTCATCTGTACAAaattgaaatggaaaacaaagctgCATGAAATCACTGGGAGAGTTGAAGAAACCAGATTTTTGCTCTtcaaaataatgataaaaaaagtACATTTGTATACGTTGCATGCAGTGCTTGGTGCAGTATCCTGTCCTGTAAGGGCTTCTATAGATCATTTGCTTGCCAATCATACTCAATTTATCATTTATCGTTTCATCTCCAAGTTCTGCTGTTAACTGAGATATTGCATCTTTTCCaagattaatttttcatatCGAGGTAACAGTTGTGACCTTCAGAAtgtcataaaatgtttttttggtAGTCTActtaagaaacattttcttggctctaatatcttttatttgattttgaGGGTATTCTTAGTAAAGAGAAATTATTGACCATCgagaattttaaaacagttaagTCTTTGAAAACTGCACAgtcacagaaaatgtatttctttgtttcagtatttgtaGCTTGCAGACCGTAATGACAACCACCACACATGCAGATTTATTGTTTAAGCTTGCTACACGTCATTCTGATTAGAAATTATTGCTGTACTTTCAATCAATATTGTGTAAGATATTTTATCATTTCCATAAGAGCAAgagtgaaatttaaaaaagtcaGACAGACCTGTGATGAATTAATACTTTATTACAATTTagtaaaatatgtttcttcCAGACATCCTTTTTAACTAGCACTGCTTTCTATACATCCTAATAAGGAAATGGAGAAGCCAGATTCTAATTATTATACTTCGTTACAAAGCATCTGCTATGGGGTTTGGCAATATTTGTGACAAAGATCAGATAACGCAGGTTCGACTGTTCTTCATGTATGAAATGGCCAAATCTTCAGTCAGTGTCAACCAGCATTACTTCCTGGCAACCTGTGGAGCTGGGCTCTTTTACAACACACAGGGATGCGCTCCTGTTCTTCCCTCACCTGAATTTTCACATTTCGCAGTGAATTGCACTGTACGCTGTTGACTGTTACCAaacaagcaggagcagaaagagaaaagaatgtaaGTTGTACATTTTTCTAAGGAACTCAGATCATGATAATGGAATAACACGTTGTAATGCTTTCTTGCATTTCTCCTCAAACATCGTATAAAGCATGTTTGAGGCAGAGTAATCTTTTCCACTTACCTGGCAGTCTCAGACAGCCAGGCCTCATTTGGCTCAATCCAGCAGAGTGaatttaaatttgtgtttttctcatttccattcTATGTGACTTTTCGTAACAGGCAGGTATAACCTTGCCAACCATTTTAACAAGCGTATTTATGAGCAAAGTTTGAAATAGGAAATTTAGCTTTAATTTAGGAGGCTTACTTATGCTTATAACCTCATGTTCTGGGAAAAGGTTAAATCTTGACAAGTGGGCATTAATGATTTCTGATTAAGAGCTTCTAAACTGAGTGGAATGCCTAAAGCACTTGAGATTTTGTTTCCGATTCCCTGCTGTTTATTACCGCTGTCTCTGGCTAGCTGCAGATTATTTGAAACCCTAGTGCTCCCGCGGCGTTCTCCCTTCCGCGTCCCCGGGGTTAACGCGGAAATGCCCAGCGCTGGGATCGGCGCGGCTGCAGAGGCCGGGCACCCCGCGGGCTCGGCGAGGGAAGCCGCGGGTCCCCCCGGCTTCCGCGCGCTGCCCCGATCCGCAGCAGCATCCCTCAGCACTCTGCCGCCTCGCGGCACCGCTGGCGCGGGCTGAGCGGCCGCCAGGGAAAGTCACAGCCCTCCTAGCGGCGTCCGACCACCCGCTCCTTCAACACGGGCTGCTCCAGGCAGCATACAAAAAGCCCCAACGATTTCTTGCTTTATCAATATTACACAGTCCAACGCAGACGTACAGACTTTGGGATTTGAGTGTGTCACTGCAAAGAACTGGGGCTAGAAAATAATAGACTATGAATCCCAGAGGTAATAggatttgattaaaaattaagtaaCATGATGGGTATGTTTGGCTTCAGATGTGTGTTGGTGATAGAAGTGTCTCAAAATGCTGATAATTATTCTGACTTGGTTGGGATACACAAAAAAGGCATGCATGCATTAGAAAAATTagaacttacatttttaaagttttaaaggaCATTGATTTTACTGAAACTTACTTTTAGAGCATTTCAAATGAGCTTAGAAATTGGTAAGTTGGTGCAATCCTACATCTTAGACAAAATCTAATAGTCAAAGACAAAAGGTTACTAAtgtttgctatttattttgttaagtCAATAAAAAGTGCATAGTACAAGCCCTTTATCCCAATCCAAGTACTCAGTAAAAGATTACTAGGAAACTGCAAATGGcacagattatttttgtttggcataattcagacatttttaaacCACCAATTTACATTTGGTACATCACATCGTCACCTTCCTTTTTCAATACTGATCATTACAAGGCTAAGTGATCTGCAGACAATACATGAATACATATGATTTCTCATTTCAGAGTATAATAATTGTGTTAAGCATACTCTAAAAATACTATTGTTTCAACAAAGTTCTAAGCTAAAGTATAATTGTAAACTGTCCTCCGTACTTCCCAAGTTGCTACAATTTGTCTCTTAGTGAGCTTAAAATCCTTATTACACAATTAATCATATCCTGAAGCTTCACATCCCGCTAATCTTTTCCacacttcttttcaaaatttaccATAAACATCTGCAACCATGATACAATTATTTCATCGCAAACTACATCACTAAAGGCCAGATTTCTGCCACCCTTACTAAAGCTGCTACTAGTACATTATCTCAGAGTAGTCCCACAAACTTCAGTGCAACTACTTGATGAGTAAGGCACTATTTAACATGAATAAGAGTGGCAAAATACAGTCCTATAATTAGTTACTTTTACTTTCATTAAAGAGTGGTGATCTGAAGGTTATGTCCTGAAGAGAGTATCTCTGAATTTAAAAGGCATACATTTTGGTGTGGGATAGTGACCTGGCTcttcagtaaaacattttacaataaaatgttTCCAATGTTCTTCTTTTAcatagaaaatttaaaacagcAATTTACATGAGGAAAGCATACATGTATAAAATCACTGGGACAATTACTTAGAGGAATTTCAAGCAAAGACACCTTATTTAAACGTAAAAATCAACGTTTCTCTGAACAAGAAGTTCATTGGCCAAGACCGCTAGAGCTGGGTGCACATGATAAGTTCTATAAATACCTacacaaatatttaagtaaaGCAAGAATGATCCTTAGAAGTGAGGAACATCTGCTGTAAATCTCACGGATTTCAACAGGACCAGGAACGGCTCCCTCTGCCCGAAATGAAGCCTTTTTTAGTTGGTTATTTAATCATTTAGAAAAGCTTGTTTTATGCATCCAATAGTGAAGAATTGTAGCCAAAAGTTCTTGGTGAAAAGGCCAGTGTAGTAGGttattcatgttttcttcttggTTCAACAAAATGATTCCGTATTACTTACTCCGttcaaaatgttcaaaaaaatccccaatACAAATATACAAGGAAGGCAAAAAACAAGCACAGTCAGATTGCATGTCCCAGTGACGTCTTCACACAGTGTTTGTGGCCTGTACACCATTAGACATAGTAGGACAGATGCTCTCAATTTCTCGGCTGCAACTCCACCGCCTTACGTGGCATTGCACTGATGTGACTGAGAGCATCTGGCCcacttttcttaatttttttttttaacacgtGCTCCTACGTATTGCTTGGGAGCATACTGTTCCACAGAAATTCAATGGGCAATTATGTCAAATTACAGAAGCCTTTCTTCAGGTCTATGTTGTACCCTTACAAGGAGGCTTAGCTGACCTGTCATTTACCCTGAGGAGGAACATCCTGTGTCTATCAACCATGGGATCCAACGTACGATTTTGTTAGAGCCCGTTAATACAAACCTTTATGCATGTGAACAGTTAGTCCCTTTAGCTCCATAACGAAAATCTTCATGAAATAAAGGTTTGTAGAGCAAGGCTTTGAATTCCCATATGCCTGTTCTACTGAcctttaaagaaagaagctCCATGTTGGTAACATAAAAATGCTCTTTACATTattctcatcatttttttttcaaattaatcaagaaaaatatacagtgtCACTTTTCTGTACATCTTTAAAATGTCCTTAAATTAATGtacataaaaaattaattcccATTTGCTAAAATGGGAGATGTGCACAGATACGTGCACAGCcacacatacacagaaacacaaacaaacacaccacacacacacaaatattagAGGGAAAATACATGCCCTATATGCCACCTGCAATTTTGTTATTCTACAACTGCAACCAGTAAATAAGGATGAAATGTTAAGAATTGCTGATAACATACAGGTGAAAATACCTGAACATCCAGCATGTATGGTATTTCAGAAGCTGGTAACCTGTTGGTATGATTTCATCCTCTCCATTACATCATGGCTAAATATTTGTTAAGATACTAATTATTAAAAGGCTATATCCAGGACAGAAAATTCTACCAAGTTCTTGTCActagatttctcttttcataaaaTCTATAAGTAAACTAATTAGTTTTTGGAATAAATTGTTTTTGACAATATATTGAATAAGATATATCATTTATTAATGAAAAGATTaagttaatttcatttttggtgGTATAATTTCTTGTGTAAAGTTCCCAACATATATGCAAAGGCTTTGACAGTGGATTATCACATTCACTTCTTTGTACACATACACACGTACTTTAATTCTAGTGGACAATCCATACTTTTGCCAACAACCCTGAAAGCTATGTCAGTTATGTTAGTGGTCTGATGAACTGACTAAAAGCTGCTCTGAACTGAGGGcaaatacaaagtattttttttttgaccacaTCACTAAACTGATGATTGCAACCATAACATAACTCCCGAAAATATACTGGAGAAAAAACAGGGATTAATCTGAAGAACGATCAATAACCTTCCATTTTTATAGATGCACAGGGATTTTCACTTTCCTTCAATGAATACCAGAAACCACTGCAAAGAAATTAAGATCGCTGTAACAGAAAGAAGCTAAGTGGAACATCCACAGTTacaacaacaaccaaaaacCCCTGTAACGCCTTATCATTTAATCAAATTATCACCTACTAGAAATGGTAATTacatacaaagcaaaaattaacttaaaatttaAGTAGCTAAAAGCAGTTCATGAAGATAACTGCTGAATGATAATTCTGCTTTATgtgaatgagaaaaggaaactgCACTGAATGGGGTTTAGGAATAATCTGGTCACTTCGTTCATTTGGTCGTGCAAGGTTTTAGCTGCTGAACTTTTCCAATACTGAAAGCTCTAGTCCACGGGTGGGGCCGGTGGTTCTTGTCCctaggggaagaaaggaaaagaaaaaagcccacGTAAGATTAGAAACAGTACTTCACATCAGAGGACttagccataaaaaaaaaaaaaaaaaatctcagaagagAAACAGTGCTTTCGTTTAAGACCTTTCACTGTCTCTTTCTATACTCAGAGTATATGAGCACCAAACGACAATACTGTTTTCCTGCCTCAACAGGGGCTTTTCCAGCATCCCATATCTAGGACAAAGATGCTCTTCCCACAGTTTCATACCATGATTTTTCCGCAAAACCTGTGATTTTTTCCCTTATACTGAAGAAGATTGTTCCAACcagagaaaatatagaaaaaaacaattcttaattttcttaattaagaAACGAAAAAGACCATAACAAAGTCTCTagtaaaaacaattaaatttagatttttgcAGAGTCTCTCTGCAGTGCACTTGAAGACACACTTACATTGTGTGGACTGCTTGGCTTTCCAGCTGTATTGGATCCTCTCAGATTACTAGGCCTCAGTAAGAACAAGACAAGTGCAATCACCACCCAGGCCATCATGATCATGGCAAAGCTGATGCCAGTGTCACTGGAGGAATTTGGTCCTGGTACTACAGGCAAGGAAAACTCAAGTTATAACACAAAGTGATAGCAGAGGTCTTTtcccaaaatgaaaacagaagtataaCAAAAATCTCAGGCAAATCTAATATTGTTTTGTCAATCAAATTTTCTTACTTGTCTTTTGGCTTTaagacaaataattttttattaatgctACATCATTTTTGTCATGTTTCCTTTccctctgaaaagagaaaatttatttcacaagatttcactgaaattctCAGAATTTTCAGGAATATTTCTTAGTTCATATCAACTCTCAGAGAACTGGAGATGATGAATACACACGATATTACTGAAGTGTTGAATTTTATGAAATCAAACTCAGTGCAATAAACCTCAGCAACATAGTAATATGGGGAAAAATCCCCATGTGTACActggtatttgtttttttcccctcccacaGATACAAAAATAAGACTGAAATCTCTAACAGGGGAAATCTTAAGTCAGTATCATGCTCTGATAAGCCAATAGCAGTGCAAATCCTACACGATGTGCATGTACACTAGGCTACTTTCAGAACATGGCAGACGCGTCAGGGCGCAGCGAGACATTATCTGCAGCGAGTAGCAAGGCCTAATTCTCTGTGGCAACATCCGAATGTTTGTGCTCCTTGATGTATCCCCTGATCCTTGTTCCTGGACTATCCAGGCTGGGGACCTGGTTGACCCCTGGCACGTGGAACAGGGAACTATGCCTGGGTCCTGCAGTACAAACCCAAGTACATTTTTAACCCAAGTTAAAAGAACATCAGCATCAGTTCTCTCTGATCCACGTGCAAAAATCTGACTCCACTAGCTAGAAGCTTGTGGTATTAGAGACAATAGCTTAAACTCCGTTGTTAGCTCAAAGAGAACATGCTAATTCTAGCAAGATGTGAGCAAACTAATGCTTACAATTTTGTTAGCTAATATAAGCAGCTATCTAAGTTATTTATTGAGGATTGTTCAAACAAGTGTCAGATATTCTAGATCTCCATGACTGGCCATCTAGATCATGTGGAATTTCTAATAGCATCAAGGAAATCAAATCTGttagaaggaaaagcaaaatgctgatGAGACatatgaaaaaagcaaagccaaagAACAATATACAAATTTTACAACCCATTTCCAAAAAGAATGGCTGAGACTTCAGAGCatggaaataaaactgagaaaatccCCCAACACTGGAGATAGCTGGTTAGCCTTTTTGGATGAAGAAAGTCTTGCAAAAAACAGCGCATTTGAAAGCATC is a window encoding:
- the SMIM14 gene encoding small integral membrane protein 14 translates to MAEGGFDPCECICSHEHAMRRLINLLRQSQSYCTDTECLQELPGPNSSSDTGISFAMIMMAWVVIALVLFLLRPSNLRGSNTAGKPSSPHNGQEPPAPPVD